The region AGCCATAGACAATGCAAACAGCACCATGCGCAGGGTTCGCAAACTGAGCCCGATAAAAGACAATAATTTTGGTGTGGTACGAAGTGATGATTTAATTAACCGAATCCTGAGTATCACCAAATACCTGGGACTGGCTTCTTGGCTCATCGGAATTATAACTGTTTTGGGTTCTTCTATTGCTTTGATGAACATTATGATTGTTTCGGTGACAGAACGTACTCGTGAAATAGGTGTACGAAAAGCATTGGGCGCCAAGAAAACCACTGTAGCTTTCCAATTTTTCATAGAAACCTTGTTGATTGGTCAATTAGGCGGATTGGCGGGAATCATTTTTGGAATCCTGATTGGTCTTGGGATTGCAACCGCCATGGATTTTGCATTTGTAATTCCGTGGACAGCGATATTTGCAGCTTTTTTTACCAGCTTCATGGTTGCTATCGTTTCTGGTTTGTATCCTGCTATAAAAGCATCTAAGTTAGACCCGATTGAGGCTTTGCGATACGAGTAGATTTGAGAATCCAGAAAGCAGGAGGCGGATTTCAGAAAGCAGAAAATAGATTTCTAACTAAAAAAAGTTAAAATGAAATTTCAAGATTTATTAGCCTATAAAAAATCATTTGAATTGTCGATGTTGATTTTCAGAATGACCAAATATTTCCCGAGTGAAGAAAAATATTCATTAACAGACCAAATTAGACGCTCTTCGCGAAGTGTTTCCGCAAATTTAGCTGAAGCATCAAGAAAAATAAGATACGAAAAAAACTTCATTTCAAAACTCACAGATTGTGACGCAGAAAATGCAGAAACCCAAACATGGCTGGAGTATTCATTAGCTTGTGAATATATCTCACAAGAATTATTTATAGAATTAACAAATAAAAGTTTGGAAGTTGGGAAACTAATAAATTACATGATTAACAATCCAAATAAATTCTCGTAAAGTAAAAAAAAAGAAAATTTATTTTTTCCCTGCTTTCTAAATTCTTTAGTCTGCTATCTCCCCAAAAATCATTCTGTCATTACCATAAATATCTTTGCGCAATTCGATATTTTTAAAATTCATTTTTTCAAGCAATTCGATCATTTCCTTGCCTAAATACTGATTGATTTCAAAATACAGCTGTCCTTTTGAAGTTAGATTTTTCTGCGCTAATTGAGCTATTTTTCTATAAAAAATTAAGGCATCGTTATCATCTACAAAAAGAGCCAAATGCGGTTCGTTATCCAAGACATTTTTCTTGATTTCCTGCTTTTCCAGATTTCGAACATAAGGAGGATTTGAAACGATGATATCAAACTCTTGCCTCAAATCTTCCGTTTCAAGAATATTTTGATTTAAAAAAGTTACCTCAACTTTATTAATTTCCGCATTTTTTTGGGCAGTAGCCAACGCTTTTTCCGAAACATCTATGGCGTAAACTTGGGCATTCGGAATGTTTTTTGCCAATGAAATCGCGATGCAACCACTTCCGGTCCCGATGTCTAAAATCCTTAATTTTTGACTTTTGACTTTTGACTTTTGACTTTGAATAATCCATTCGACTAATTCTTCGGTTTCAGGTCTTGGAATCAAAACATTTTCGTTGACCTCAAAATCCAATCCATAAAAACTGGTTTTCCCCAATAAGTATTGAACGGGAATTTCCTTTTTTAACTGTTCCAAAAGAGCATTCCAATTCCCAATTTCTTCTGTCGAAAAAACCAAATCCGGATGCAAAGCCAAATCAATTCTTTTCAACTGACGCTTTTCTTCCAGTATCAGATAGAAAAAACTCTCGGCTTCGCCAGCATCAAAAATGGGCGTGAGTTCTTGAATAAATTGACTTCTGTATTCTTTAATTTTCATCGTATTAGGCATTATTTTATGGGTTAGAAACCATAATTCATAAT is a window of Flavobacterium acetivorans DNA encoding:
- the prmC gene encoding peptide chain release factor N(5)-glutamine methyltransferase; the protein is MKIKEYRSQFIQELTPIFDAGEAESFFYLILEEKRQLKRIDLALHPDLVFSTEEIGNWNALLEQLKKEIPVQYLLGKTSFYGLDFEVNENVLIPRPETEELVEWIIQSQKSKVKSQKLRILDIGTGSGCIAISLAKNIPNAQVYAIDVSEKALATAQKNAEINKVEVTFLNQNILETEDLRQEFDIIVSNPPYVRNLEKQEIKKNVLDNEPHLALFVDDNDALIFYRKIAQLAQKNLTSKGQLYFEINQYLGKEMIELLEKMNFKNIELRKDIYGNDRMIFGEIAD
- a CDS encoding four helix bundle protein, translated to MKFQDLLAYKKSFELSMLIFRMTKYFPSEEKYSLTDQIRRSSRSVSANLAEASRKIRYEKNFISKLTDCDAENAETQTWLEYSLACEYISQELFIELTNKSLEVGKLINYMINNPNKFS